A part of Lacinutrix sp. 5H-3-7-4 genomic DNA contains:
- a CDS encoding tetratricopeptide repeat protein: MATYKKRGYKPKTEKEKEVIDHDLGENSTTAEVFDTLDETASKTEDFVAANQKYIFIIIGAVAVFVLGYLGYKEFVTKPAQIEAMNEMYHAQKQFNDAANGISSDSLYNVALNGSEGKFGMLDIMDEYSGTPAANLAKYYAGMAYLNLKDYKNAVAMLDGYKAEDEATGPLAKGAIGDAFVQLNQNEDALKYYIEAAKMRDNEFTAPTYYYKAGTLALELGKAKEALGYFNTIKEKYPNATEASSVDVFIGKAQAMSK; encoded by the coding sequence ATGGCAACTTACAAGAAAAGAGGTTATAAACCAAAAACGGAAAAAGAAAAAGAAGTTATTGATCATGACTTAGGAGAAAACTCAACAACAGCTGAGGTTTTTGATACCTTAGATGAGACCGCTTCTAAAACCGAAGATTTTGTAGCCGCAAATCAAAAATATATATTTATAATCATTGGAGCAGTAGCTGTATTTGTTTTAGGATACTTAGGCTACAAAGAGTTTGTTACAAAACCAGCTCAAATTGAAGCAATGAACGAAATGTATCATGCGCAAAAACAATTTAATGATGCAGCTAACGGTATATCTAGTGATTCTTTATATAACGTAGCATTAAATGGTAGCGAAGGTAAATTTGGTATGCTTGATATTATGGATGAGTATAGCGGTACACCAGCAGCAAACTTAGCTAAGTACTACGCAGGTATGGCTTACTTAAATCTAAAAGATTATAAAAATGCAGTAGCAATGTTAGATGGTTACAAAGCCGAAGACGAAGCAACAGGACCATTAGCAAAAGGAGCAATTGGAGATGCCTTTGTACAATTAAATCAAAACGAAGACGCGCTTAAATATTATATTGAAGCAGCTAAAATGCGTGATAACGAATTTACAGCACCAACATACTACTACAAAGCAGGAACATTAGCTTTAGAATTAGGAAAAGCAAAAGAAGCTTTAGGATACTTTAATACAATTAAAGAGAAATATCCAAACGCAACAGAAGCTAGCTCTGTAGATGTGTTTATTGGAAAAGCACAAGCGATGTCAAAATAA
- the ribH gene encoding 6,7-dimethyl-8-ribityllumazine synthase, translating to MATVNNNLSEYDKTSIPNASNYRFGIVVSEWNEHITEGLYKGAFETLIENNVAKENIIRWDVPGSYELIYGSKKMQQQNVDAVIAIGSVIQGETKHFDFVCEGVSQGIKDLNVLHDVPVIFCVLTDNNEQQAIERSGGIHGNKGTEAAVAAIKMAFLNKQ from the coding sequence ATGGCAACAGTAAATAATAATTTATCAGAATACGATAAAACATCAATCCCAAACGCGAGTAACTATCGGTTTGGGATTGTTGTTTCAGAATGGAACGAACACATAACCGAAGGTTTATATAAAGGTGCTTTTGAAACGTTAATAGAAAATAACGTAGCAAAAGAAAATATTATACGTTGGGATGTTCCTGGAAGCTACGAACTTATTTATGGTAGCAAAAAAATGCAGCAACAAAATGTAGATGCAGTAATCGCAATAGGATCTGTAATACAAGGTGAAACCAAACATTTCGATTTTGTTTGCGAAGGTGTATCTCAAGGTATAAAAGATTTAAATGTACTGCATGATGTGCCTGTTATTTTTTGTGTTTTAACAGATAATAATGAGCAACAAGCCATAGAACGTTCTGGCGGAATACACGGTAATAAAGGAACCGAAGCCGCAGTTGCAGCCATAAAAATGGCATTTCTAAACAAGCAGTAA
- the mutL gene encoding DNA mismatch repair endonuclease MutL: MADIIQLLPDHVANQIAAGEVVQRPASVVKELLENAIDAGATHIKLILKDAGKTLIQVIDNGKGMSVTDARLSFERHATSKIKSADDLFQLNTKGFRGEALASIAAIAHVELKTKQEQDEVGTCIVIEGSEVQSQDVVVTPKGTSLSVKNLFFNIPARRNFLKSNPVETRHIIDEFHRVALAHPSIGFVMYHNGSEVFNLPVSNYRQRIVNIFGAKTNEKLVPVEEDTEVLKISGFVGKPEFAKKTRGEQFFFVNDRFIKSAYLNHAIGSAFDGLLKDGAHASYFLNLTVNPQTIDINIHPTKTEIKFDDEHTLYAILRSAVKHSLGQFNIAPVLDFERDANLDTPYSYQQKGTPSVTVDSNFNPFAEEKTVSNTSSTVSSSNTSFKKTPAANWENLYVGLESKGNNIQQDFSEVHFESEQQNASIFEDKKIEQKQSTYQFHNKYVVSTIKSGLLLIDQNRAHQRVLYEDFLKHITVKEGMSQQLLFPLELHFSPQEIEIIKQLQSDLEHTGFVFQKIEKEHVEITGVPVMVPESEVSIILEQLISDVENEVPDSNFSATDLLAKSMAKSLAIKTGQSLTAVEQEHLVNSLFACKAPSVSPTNRTTFVTMTVDELDKKFV, from the coding sequence ATGGCAGATATTATTCAACTGTTACCAGATCATGTAGCAAATCAAATAGCAGCAGGAGAAGTTGTGCAAAGACCAGCATCTGTTGTTAAAGAGCTTTTAGAAAACGCTATAGATGCAGGAGCAACACATATTAAACTAATTTTAAAAGACGCTGGTAAAACCTTAATTCAAGTAATTGATAACGGTAAAGGTATGAGCGTTACAGATGCTAGATTAAGTTTTGAACGACATGCAACCTCAAAAATAAAATCGGCAGACGATTTATTTCAGCTTAATACAAAAGGGTTTCGTGGAGAAGCTTTAGCAAGTATTGCCGCAATTGCGCATGTAGAATTAAAAACAAAACAAGAGCAAGACGAAGTTGGTACTTGCATTGTAATAGAAGGCAGTGAAGTACAATCTCAAGACGTTGTTGTTACGCCCAAAGGCACTTCTTTATCTGTAAAAAACTTGTTTTTTAATATACCAGCTAGACGTAACTTTTTAAAATCTAATCCTGTAGAGACACGACATATTATAGATGAGTTTCATCGTGTAGCATTAGCACATCCATCAATTGGATTTGTAATGTATCACAACGGGAGTGAAGTTTTTAATTTACCAGTAAGTAATTATAGACAACGTATTGTAAATATTTTTGGAGCAAAAACAAACGAAAAGTTAGTTCCAGTAGAAGAAGATACCGAAGTTCTTAAAATTTCTGGATTTGTAGGAAAACCAGAATTCGCAAAAAAAACACGTGGCGAGCAATTCTTTTTCGTGAATGATCGTTTTATAAAAAGCGCTTATTTAAATCACGCTATAGGTTCTGCTTTCGATGGTTTATTAAAAGATGGAGCACATGCCAGTTATTTTTTAAACCTAACTGTAAACCCGCAAACAATAGATATAAATATTCACCCAACTAAAACTGAAATTAAGTTTGATGATGAGCATACGCTATATGCTATTTTACGCTCGGCAGTAAAACACAGTTTGGGCCAATTTAATATAGCTCCAGTTTTAGATTTTGAACGTGATGCAAATTTAGATACACCATATAGTTACCAACAAAAAGGAACACCAAGTGTTACTGTAGATAGTAATTTCAACCCTTTTGCCGAAGAGAAAACAGTTAGTAACACATCGAGTACAGTAAGCAGTAGTAATACAAGTTTTAAAAAAACTCCAGCAGCTAATTGGGAAAATTTATATGTAGGTTTAGAAAGTAAAGGCAATAATATACAGCAGGATTTTAGCGAAGTACATTTTGAAAGTGAACAGCAAAATGCTTCAATTTTTGAAGATAAAAAAATAGAGCAGAAGCAAAGTACCTATCAATTTCATAATAAATATGTTGTAAGTACAATTAAATCGGGCTTACTATTAATAGATCAAAATAGAGCACACCAGCGTGTTTTATATGAAGATTTTTTAAAGCATATTACAGTAAAAGAAGGTATGAGCCAACAATTACTGTTTCCTTTAGAACTTCATTTTTCGCCACAAGAAATTGAAATTATAAAGCAATTACAAAGCGATTTAGAACATACAGGATTTGTTTTTCAAAAAATAGAAAAAGAACACGTTGAAATAACTGGAGTTCCAGTAATGGTTCCAGAAAGTGAAGTCTCTATTATTTTAGAGCAGCTAATAAGCGATGTAGAAAATGAAGTGCCAGATAGTAATTTTAGTGCTACAGATTTATTAGCAAAATCTATGGCAAAAAGTCTGGCAATAAAAACAGGACAAAGTTTAACGGCAGTAGAGCAAGAACATTTAGTAAACTCTTTATTTGCCTGTAAAGCACCAAGTGTATCACCAACAAACAGAACTACTTTTGTAACGATGACTGTTGATGAATTGGATAAGAAATTTGTATAA
- a CDS encoding rhomboid family intramembrane serine protease, protein MMKITDTVKHLIIINVIFWIAAISIGTYGETLGNLFAMHFPLNDTFKPWQIITHMFMHATYSGNPPTITIMHILFNMFALWMFGSVVEYKLGWKRFLFLYFMAGLGAVALQTGFTYFTFNLDFSTLTNAGFDSNQILETLNSGYRMRDMRWDAILGAEDLSRFLSDFNTPMVGASGCIMGVLVAFGMLNPNAELMLIFLPIPIKAKYFIPGIIALDVISAFTGASFFSPSNTAFMAHIGGALTGFLIMLFWKRKQLNNFQQY, encoded by the coding sequence ATGATGAAGATAACAGATACAGTAAAGCATTTAATAATAATTAATGTTATTTTCTGGATTGCAGCAATAAGCATTGGTACGTATGGAGAAACACTTGGCAATTTGTTTGCAATGCATTTTCCATTAAACGATACATTTAAGCCTTGGCAAATTATAACGCATATGTTTATGCACGCTACCTATAGTGGCAATCCTCCAACAATAACTATTATGCATATATTATTTAATATGTTTGCATTATGGATGTTTGGTTCTGTAGTAGAATATAAATTGGGATGGAAACGTTTTCTGTTTTTATATTTTATGGCAGGATTAGGAGCAGTAGCATTACAAACAGGATTTACATATTTTACTTTTAATTTAGATTTTTCTACATTAACAAATGCAGGCTTTGATTCTAATCAAATTTTAGAAACTTTAAATTCTGGTTATAGAATGCGAGATATGCGTTGGGATGCTATTTTAGGCGCAGAGGATTTAAGTCGTTTTTTAAGCGATTTTAATACGCCAATGGTTGGAGCTTCTGGTTGTATTATGGGTGTTTTAGTTGCTTTTGGAATGTTAAATCCTAATGCAGAATTAATGCTTATATTTTTACCAATACCTATAAAAGCAAAATATTTTATTCCAGGAATTATAGCGTTAGACGTTATTTCTGCTTTTACTGGAGCTTCATTTTTTAGCCCAAGTAACACAGCTTTCATGGCACACATTGGTGGCGCTTTAACAGGATTTCTTATTATGTTATTTTGGAAAAGAAAACAATTAAATAATTTTCAGCAGTATTAA
- a CDS encoding rhomboid family intramembrane serine protease, giving the protein MSTINDLKYRYAKLNVLEKLIALNVIIFIVALILKSTVPQVLKYFALPPDFFNALLQPWSIITYAFLHYKVLHLAFNMLWLWFCSRMFLNLFSSKMALNIYFLGAISGGLTFLLFYNVFPTFFSNSFFPLVGASAAVRALFIFLCAYMPNNDLRFFSFNIKLWHVGAVLIGFDILGVFGSNGGGNLAHLGGALLGYIYAKQLGKGKDIGKGFERSADAFTSWFKAGKKSKLKTVYKDKTKVGGYTKGEFSELNKQKQIDVILDKISKSGYDSLTEKEKDFLFRAGK; this is encoded by the coding sequence ATGAGTACAATAAATGATTTAAAATATAGGTATGCAAAGCTTAATGTACTTGAAAAATTAATAGCATTAAATGTTATTATATTTATAGTCGCTTTAATTTTAAAAAGCACAGTACCACAAGTTTTAAAATACTTCGCTTTACCACCAGATTTTTTTAATGCGTTATTACAACCATGGTCTATTATAACTTACGCTTTTTTGCACTATAAAGTGCTTCATTTAGCGTTTAACATGCTTTGGTTATGGTTTTGCTCTAGAATGTTTTTAAATCTATTTAGCTCTAAAATGGCTTTAAATATTTATTTTCTTGGTGCTATTTCTGGCGGATTAACATTTTTATTATTTTATAATGTGTTTCCAACCTTTTTCTCAAATTCATTTTTTCCATTAGTAGGAGCAAGTGCTGCCGTAAGAGCTTTATTTATTTTCTTATGTGCTTATATGCCAAATAATGATTTAAGGTTTTTTAGTTTTAATATAAAACTATGGCATGTTGGAGCAGTATTAATAGGTTTTGATATTTTAGGAGTCTTTGGTTCTAATGGTGGCGGTAATTTAGCACATTTAGGAGGTGCTTTATTAGGTTATATTTATGCTAAACAACTTGGTAAAGGCAAAGATATTGGTAAAGGTTTTGAGCGCAGTGCAGATGCTTTTACTAGTTGGTTTAAAGCTGGAAAAAAAAGCAAGCTTAAAACAGTATATAAAGATAAAACTAAAGTAGGCGGATATACTAAAGGAGAATTTAGTGAGTTAAATAAACAAAAGCAAATAGACGTTATTTTAGATAAAATAAGTAAAAGTGGTTACGATAGTTTAACAGAAAAAGAAAAAGATTTCTTGTTTAGAGCAGGTAAATAA
- a CDS encoding endonuclease/exonuclease/phosphatase family protein — MKRLRFFEKIIFFFNSVAAFALLLSYILPFLPPKTFAALSVLSLGVPFLILLNFVFFVYWLVKVKKQLLLSLLILIVGYMYFGSIYKFSESKTIENKDNLSIMNFNVRLFNLYKWIPEDNIENKLVEFVKEESPDILALQEYHPRETVDFSFYKYKYEKLSGKKVKLGQAIFSKYPIVNSGSIAFPNTANNAIFADVVKGNDTVRVYNIHLQSLRIDTRVEQLTTQDSEKLFDGVGQTFKMQQFQTELFLLHKRQCKYKMIVSGDFNNTALSYVYKEIKGDLVDTFKAAGNGFGRTYNFKFFPMRIDFILTHPDFKINSFKTYDVEFSDHYPIMTKVSF, encoded by the coding sequence ATGAAGCGACTAAGGTTTTTTGAAAAAATAATTTTCTTCTTCAACTCTGTTGCGGCTTTTGCTCTTTTATTATCATACATATTACCGTTTTTACCTCCTAAAACTTTTGCAGCACTTTCTGTTTTAAGTTTAGGTGTTCCGTTTTTAATACTCTTAAATTTTGTTTTTTTTGTCTATTGGTTGGTTAAAGTAAAAAAGCAGCTATTATTATCATTACTTATATTAATTGTTGGTTATATGTATTTTGGCTCTATTTATAAGTTTTCTGAAAGTAAAACAATAGAGAATAAAGACAACTTATCTATAATGAATTTTAATGTGAGATTGTTTAATCTTTACAAATGGATTCCTGAAGATAATATAGAAAACAAATTAGTTGAATTTGTAAAAGAAGAGTCTCCAGATATTTTAGCACTTCAAGAATATCACCCACGTGAAACTGTAGATTTCTCATTTTATAAATATAAATATGAAAAACTTTCAGGTAAAAAAGTTAAACTTGGTCAAGCTATATTTTCTAAATACCCAATTGTAAACTCTGGTTCAATTGCGTTTCCTAATACAGCTAATAATGCCATTTTTGCAGATGTAGTAAAAGGAAATGATACTGTTAGAGTATATAATATTCACTTACAATCCCTACGTATTGACACTAGAGTAGAGCAGTTAACCACTCAAGATTCTGAAAAACTTTTTGATGGTGTTGGGCAGACTTTTAAAATGCAACAGTTTCAAACCGAGTTGTTTTTACTTCATAAAAGGCAATGCAAGTATAAAATGATTGTTAGTGGCGATTTTAATAATACAGCTTTGTCTTATGTTTATAAAGAAATTAAAGGAGATTTAGTAGATACATTTAAAGCTGCCGGAAACGGCTTTGGAAGAACTTATAATTTTAAGTTTTTCCCTATGCGAATAGACTTTATTTTAACACATCCAGATTTTAAAATTAATAGTTTTAAAACATATGACGTTGAATTCTCGGATCATTATCCAATAATGACTAAAGTGAGTTTTTAA
- a CDS encoding DUF6122 family protein → MLQPIIHYGIHFIVPLFFARLFFRQQWKKAYLIMFLGIIIDLDHLIATPIFQANRCSIGFHVLHSYYLIPLYVALVFPKKTRLIGLALIIHIIADTVDCWMMGL, encoded by the coding sequence ATGTTACAACCAATTATACATTATGGTATTCACTTTATAGTTCCCTTATTTTTTGCACGTTTATTTTTTAGACAACAGTGGAAAAAAGCATATTTAATTATGTTTTTGGGTATTATAATAGATCTTGATCATTTAATAGCAACACCCATTTTTCAAGCTAACCGTTGCAGTATAGGTTTTCATGTTTTACATAGCTACTACCTAATACCATTATATGTTGCATTAGTGTTTCCTAAAAAAACAAGACTTATAGGTTTAGCCTTAATTATACATATAATTGCAGATACTGTAGATTGTTGGATGATGGGTTTGTAA
- a CDS encoding WbqC family protein has translation MHILIHPTCFPTIATCIAIAKAESVTIEMHDNFQKQTYRNRYYIYAANGKLQLNIPVIYSQKNRKKYSEVQIANNYQWQLNHWKSLESAYRTSPFFEFYCDELEPLFKEPFETLMAFNLKCFETICDCIQLEVTLKKTETFEHTSNNLKDYRGLVNAKKEPVFNIETYTQVFEAKHGYINNLSILDLLFNQGPNTLNFLESQKLP, from the coding sequence ATGCATATTTTAATTCATCCTACATGCTTCCCAACCATAGCAACATGTATTGCTATCGCTAAAGCGGAAAGCGTTACAATAGAGATGCATGATAATTTTCAAAAGCAAACCTATAGAAACAGATATTATATATATGCTGCAAATGGAAAACTACAATTAAATATACCTGTTATATATTCTCAAAAAAACAGAAAAAAATACAGCGAAGTACAAATAGCTAACAATTACCAATGGCAATTAAACCATTGGAAATCTTTAGAATCTGCATACAGAACTTCTCCTTTTTTTGAATTTTATTGTGATGAATTAGAACCACTTTTTAAAGAACCTTTTGAAACATTAATGGCTTTTAATTTAAAATGTTTTGAAACAATTTGCGATTGCATACAACTTGAAGTTACATTAAAAAAAACTGAAACTTTTGAGCATACATCAAATAATTTAAAAGACTATCGAGGTCTAGTAAATGCAAAAAAAGAACCAGTTTTTAACATAGAAACCTACACACAGGTATTTGAAGCTAAACATGGCTATATTAATAATTTAAGTATTTTAGACTTACTTTTTAACCAAGGCCCAAATACACTTAACTTTTTAGAATCTCAAAAGTTACCTTAA
- the lepB gene encoding signal peptidase I — protein sequence MNGTQWIIFFFVIQVIHGLATWKLYIKAGRQAWEAFVPVYNAVILMKIIRRPWWWTILLFLPIVNLIMFPVVWVETARSFGKNSNLDTFLAIITLGFYNFYLNYAAKDVIYIEDRSLMPRTGAGDWVSSILFAVVAATIVHTYFIQPFVIPSSSLEKSLLVGDFLFVSKFHYGARVPMTTVALPMVHDSIPLTKQKSYLFSDKYENRKTSLLNKLQLPYLRIPGFEKIERNEIVVFNQPADTLLDMNDFTPDRNYYKPIDKKTNLVKRCVGIAGDSLELRDGVVYINGKRNVLPERAKLQFFYNIKTTMPINNFRSKYGITEDRGYETYSISNEYWDNPDVKQALEQNVNVDLTVVSRDSLNTQVAGALTQTVFDRLNMSIAEKKYMANMTEELAAQVAKDPAIELVEKDISKSSSTRLFPHDSEYRFSSDNFGPIYIPQAGKTIKLDINVLPLYKRVISEYEDNKVTTRGNQILINDEVATSYTFKQDYYWMMGDNRQNSIDSRYWGFVPFDHVVGKPVMVWMSWDSNASGINKIRWNRLFTTVHGDGKPVSLLIPVLILIGGLIGYNKFKKRKQKA from the coding sequence ATGAACGGTACACAATGGATTATATTTTTCTTTGTTATACAAGTTATTCATGGCTTAGCAACATGGAAATTATACATTAAAGCAGGCAGGCAAGCATGGGAAGCTTTTGTTCCTGTTTATAATGCTGTTATTTTAATGAAAATTATTAGACGTCCATGGTGGTGGACCATTCTTTTATTTTTACCAATTGTAAACCTAATTATGTTTCCGGTTGTTTGGGTTGAAACAGCAAGAAGTTTTGGTAAAAACTCTAATCTTGATACATTTTTAGCAATTATAACACTTGGTTTCTATAATTTCTATTTAAACTACGCTGCTAAAGATGTAATATATATTGAAGATAGAAGTTTAATGCCAAGAACAGGTGCTGGAGATTGGGTAAGCTCTATACTATTTGCTGTTGTTGCTGCAACCATTGTACACACATATTTTATTCAGCCATTTGTTATTCCTTCATCTTCTTTAGAAAAATCTTTATTAGTTGGTGATTTCTTATTTGTAAGTAAATTTCATTATGGTGCCAGAGTACCAATGACAACTGTAGCATTACCAATGGTACACGATTCAATTCCGCTTACAAAACAAAAATCTTACTTGTTTAGCGATAAATATGAAAATAGAAAAACATCTCTTTTAAATAAATTACAGTTACCATATTTACGTATACCTGGTTTCGAAAAAATTGAACGTAACGAAATAGTTGTATTCAATCAACCAGCAGATACATTATTGGATATGAATGACTTTACGCCAGACAGAAACTACTACAAGCCAATAGATAAAAAAACAAACTTAGTAAAACGTTGCGTTGGTATTGCAGGAGACTCTCTAGAATTAAGAGATGGTGTTGTTTACATTAACGGAAAACGAAATGTATTGCCAGAACGTGCTAAACTGCAGTTCTTTTATAATATAAAAACAACAATGCCTATTAACAATTTTAGAAGCAAATATGGCATTACAGAAGATAGAGGTTACGAAACATACAGTATCTCTAACGAGTACTGGGATAACCCAGATGTAAAACAAGCTTTAGAACAAAATGTAAATGTAGATTTAACTGTAGTTTCAAGAGACTCACTAAATACTCAGGTTGCTGGTGCACTTACTCAAACTGTTTTTGACCGTTTAAATATGAGTATTGCAGAAAAAAAATATATGGCTAATATGACCGAAGAATTAGCCGCCCAAGTAGCCAAAGATCCAGCAATAGAATTGGTAGAAAAAGACATCTCTAAAAGTTCTAGCACTCGATTATTTCCTCACGATTCTGAATATAGATTTTCTTCAGATAATTTTGGCCCTATCTATATTCCTCAAGCTGGAAAAACAATAAAATTAGACATTAATGTATTACCACTTTACAAACGTGTAATTAGTGAATACGAAGACAATAAGGTAACTACAAGAGGAAATCAAATTTTAATTAATGATGAAGTAGCTACAAGCTACACATTTAAGCAAGATTATTATTGGATGATGGGAGATAACAGACAAAACTCTATAGACTCACGTTATTGGGGATTTGTACCTTTTGACCATGTTGTTGGAAAACCTGTAATGGTATGGATGAGTTGGGACTCTAACGCTAGCGGCATTAATAAAATACGTTGGAACAGGCTTTTTACAACCGTGCACGGCGACGGTAAACCGGTATCGTTACTAATTCCTGTGCTTATATTAATAGGAGGTTTAATTGGCTATAACAAGTTTAAAAAACGCAAACAAAAGGCTTAA
- the dapB gene encoding 4-hydroxy-tetrahydrodipicolinate reductase produces the protein MKIALLGYGKMGKTIETIAINRGHEIVLKTSSSPSQELKKADVAIDFSIPSAAVNNISLAINNNIPVISGTTGWLDNFNTIKTLCHEKNGAFIYASNFSLGVNIFFELNRTLAKMMSNLADYNVDIEEIHHTQKLDAPSGTAISLANDIVENHKDYNAWELDGDAKSVLPITARRIENVPGTHTINYTSEVDTITIEHTAHSRQGFALGAVIAAEWIIGKKGIFTMKDVLNIGQ, from the coding sequence ATGAAAATTGCTTTACTTGGCTATGGTAAAATGGGAAAAACAATTGAAACCATTGCAATAAATCGAGGTCACGAAATTGTTTTAAAAACGTCCTCATCACCTAGTCAAGAATTAAAAAAAGCAGATGTGGCTATAGATTTTAGTATTCCATCTGCAGCAGTAAATAATATTTCTCTAGCAATAAATAATAACATTCCAGTAATTTCTGGAACTACGGGTTGGTTAGACAATTTTAATACCATTAAAACACTTTGCCATGAAAAAAATGGCGCATTTATTTACGCTTCAAATTTTAGTTTAGGTGTAAATATATTTTTCGAACTTAATAGAACATTAGCCAAAATGATGTCTAATTTGGCAGATTACAATGTAGATATTGAAGAAATTCACCATACACAAAAACTAGATGCACCTAGCGGAACCGCTATTTCTTTAGCTAATGATATTGTAGAAAACCATAAAGATTATAACGCTTGGGAATTAGATGGAGACGCTAAAAGTGTTTTACCAATTACAGCAAGACGCATAGAAAATGTTCCTGGAACACACACAATTAATTATACCAGCGAAGTAGATACCATTACAATCGAACATACAGCACACAGCAGACAAGGCTTTGCTTTAGGAGCTGTTATTGCTGCAGAGTGGATTATTGGTAAAAAAGGTATCTTTACAATGAAAGACGTATTAAATATAGGTCAATAA
- a CDS encoding DUF5683 domain-containing protein: MLNKFILFFCFVSALSFPALAQENQPETKQDTEKLGDLKTEIDSTQLRKPINPLSPAKAAFYSAVLPGLGQAYNKKYWKIPIVYGALGAGIYFYTTNNKNYNRTRDAYKRRLAGFTDDEFQGRLTDDGLLERQKTFRRNKELSLLITVGLYALNIIDANVDAHLLQFNVDEDLSLKPHYEINEIDKTGNFGLTLNFKIN, encoded by the coding sequence GTGCTAAATAAATTCATATTATTTTTCTGCTTTGTTTCAGCCTTAAGTTTTCCTGCTTTGGCTCAAGAAAACCAACCTGAAACAAAACAAGACACCGAGAAGCTTGGTGATTTAAAAACCGAAATTGATAGCACGCAGTTACGCAAGCCTATAAACCCGCTTTCTCCTGCAAAAGCAGCCTTCTATTCTGCCGTATTACCAGGATTAGGACAAGCTTACAATAAAAAATACTGGAAAATACCAATTGTTTATGGAGCTCTTGGTGCAGGAATATATTTTTATACCACAAATAATAAAAATTACAATAGAACCAGAGACGCTTACAAACGTCGTTTAGCAGGTTTTACAGATGATGAGTTTCAAGGTAGATTAACAGATGATGGCCTTTTAGAAAGACAAAAAACTTTTAGAAGAAATAAAGAATTATCTTTATTAATTACAGTAGGTTTATATGCCTTAAATATTATAGATGCGAACGTAGATGCACACTTGCTTCAATTTAATGTAGATGAAGATTTATCATTAAAACCGCATTATGAAATAAACGAAATAGACAAAACAGGAAACTTTGGCTTAACGCTAAATTTTAAAATAAATTAA